In Pseudomonas sp. ADAK2, the genomic window CGGCTTTCAGCGCGTTCGCTGGCAGCGAGATCTCGCGGGTTCGCCCCTCATCCTCGAACGACAACGTAGCCTTGGCCAGGTTGTTGAACAGCAGCTCATAGAGCTGCAGCATCAGGGTGCTTTCGCCGTCGAGGAAAAAACGCAGACTGTCCAGTTCCATCTTGCCGAACAACACATCAGAGGTTGCCGTCAGGCCGATGCGCAGGCGCGCGACCAAGTCAGCGCGATGACCGTTGAACGCTGAGCGTTCCATTTCAATGAACGACGCTTGATGCACTGCCACCGGCCACAGTTCAACCGGGTAGCAAGTGCGGAATTTGCACACCACGCCATCAATCGGGTTGGCGCTGAGTTCGGTGTGGCGGGCGACGCGGAAGGCTTCGGTGACCTTTTCCTGCTTGCCCATGTTGAACTCGACGATCGACATCGACGGGGTAGGGCGCAGGTAATGCGGGTACAACACTTCGAGAAACGACTCGACGATTTCCGGCAGCTCATCGTCGAGTTTTTTGTGCACGCGGGCCGACAGGAACGAGAACGCTTCGATCAAGCGCTCGGTATGCGGGTCTTCGCAGTTATCGCCCTCGATGAGCAACCGCGAAGCAATCTTCGGGTACTGGCTCGCGAACTCCTGCCCTAAAAAGCGCAGGTGCGACAGTTCCTTTTCGTAATAGGGCAGCAGATCGTCGAGCATCAGTTGAGGTTCTGCACTTTGTATTCCTGGGTGTTGACCTGCAGCACCGCGTCGAAGGAAACCTGACGGGTGATGTCCTGCAGGCGCAGTACTGCGTCCACGCGGAAGGTCAGCATGCGTTGGCCGGTTTGTTGGGCGAGCAGTTGGACTTTTACGCTGCGAAACCGTCGATCGCCGACGGTGATCGCTTTCTCCAGTTGTCGTTGAATCAACAGGCGGTCTTGTGGATCAAGCACGCTGCGACTGGTGAAATCCGGCATGCCGTAGTCGAGGATGGTTCCGCCCAGATTGACGAAACCCTCCAGCTCGTTGGCGACCAGGGACTGGCGCGTGTTGACCAGCACCTCCAGGTCGCGAACGATGCTGGCCTTGTAATCGGCCAGCGAACACAAGCGTTGCGATGAAGCTTCCATGGATTGATGCGGATGATCGTCCAGCAATCGATCCAGCAACGATGGCAACAGCTTGTGTTGACTACTCATATAGCCTCCCTGGCAATGGTGTGGATCAGCCGCGAGTCGATTGCGGCAATTCGGCGACCAGGCGCAACGAAGCGGTCAGCTCGTCCAGTTGGTAATGTGGACGCAGGTACGTCACGGCCTTGTACACACCTGGTTTGCCGGGAACCTCGAACACTTCAGCCCGCGCTTCGCGCAACGGGAATTTGGCCTTGGCTTCCTGGCTGGCGGTGTCATCCAGCAGCACATAGCTCGACAGCCACTTGTTGAGGAACATCTCGACGTCCTTGCGGGACGCGAAGCTGCCGATCTTGTCGCGCATGATCGCCTTCATGTAATGCGCGATGCGCGACGTGGCGAAGATGTATTGCAGCTGCGCGGAAAGCCGGGCGTTGGCGTTGGCGATGTCGGTGTTGTAGTGCTTCTGTTTCTGCGCCGACTGAGTGCCGAAGAACGCGGCATAGTCGGTGCCTTTGCAGTGCACCAGCGGAATGAAGCCAAGGTCCGACAGTTCTTTTTCACGACGGTCGGTGATGGCGATTTCGGTCGGGCACTTGAGGGCAATTTCGCCGTCATCGGTTTTGAACGTGTGCGTCGGCAGGCCTTCCACCAGACCTCCACCCTCGACACCGCGAATCGCCACGCACCAGCCGTATCGCGAGAACGCGTCGGTGACCCGAGTGCCCAGCGCGTAGGCGGCGTTCATCCACAGGTACTTGTTGTGGTCGCGGCCATCGACGCTTTCCACGAAGTTGAATTCTTCAACTGGCGTGGTATCCGGGCCATAAGGCAGGCGACCCAGCACGTGGGGCAACGTCAGACCGACATAACGCGAGTCTTCGGAGGCGCGGAACGACTTCCACTTGGCGTATTCGACGGTATCGAAAATCTTCGCCAGGTCCCGTGGGCCGGACATGTCGGTAAACGAATCCCAGCCGAACAGCTCTGGCGAAGCCGCCGAGATAAACGGTGCATGGGCCGCGGCGGCGACATGGGAAATCTCTTCGAGCAGGTACATGTCTTCGGGGCTGCGATTGAACTCGTAATCACCCAGCAACATGCCGAACGGTGCACCACCGAAGGTGCCGTATTCTTCTTCGTAGATCTTTTTGAACAGCGCGCTCTGGTCGAATTCGGAGGCGGACTTGAGGTCGCGCACCAGGTCTTTCTTCGACGCATTGAGCAGGTGAATCTTCAGCGTGGTGCTGGTTTCGGTCTGGTCCACCTGATACTTCAGGCCACGCCACGACGCTTCCAGTTGCTGGAATTCGCGAGCATGCATGATTTCGTTCATCTGCTCGGAGAGCATCGCGTCGATTTCGGCGATGCGCGCATCGAGCACGGCAATCAGGTCCTTGCTCGGCGTCATTTCGCCTTCGAGCACCTGGCTGACCAGTTCGCCGATCAAATCACGTGTGCGGGTGCGCTCAGTCTCGGAGCGCGCCACACGGCTTTGCGAAATGATGCTGTCGAGCAGCGAGGATTGCGGGGCGAAGTTTTCCACTTCAACCAGATCGCCGTCCTGTTGAGTCACGGTTTGCTTATCGTTCATCTTCAGGCTCCTACTCTTTGCCATCGGTGGCTGGAACAGCGGCTTCACGGCCGAATTCCTTGCCCAGCGTTTTCAACTTTTCAGTGTTCTGCAACACGTCCATGAGCAGCTCTTCGAGCTTGTCGTTACCGCCCATCTTGTTGCGCAGATCAGCCAGCTTGTTGCGCACTTCCAGCAGCTTGCGCAGCGGCTCGACCTGCTTCACCACGTTCTGCGGCTCGAAGTCTTCGAGGGCGTTGAAGTTGAGCTCGACGCCCAACTGCGTGCCGTTCCTGACCAGCGTGTTGTCGACCCGATAACTCAGGCGCGGCTTGATGCCCTTGAGCACGCCGTTGAAGTTGTCGCGGTCGATGAAAATGAACTTGCGCTCTTTGAGCTTCGGCAGCGGCTCCAGCGGGTTGCCGGAGAAATCGCCCAGCACACCGACGACAAAGGGCAGCTCTTTCTTTTCCTGAGCGTCACCGATATCCACGTCATAGGTGATATGGACCCGAGGCGCGCGAACGCGGTCGAGTTTGTGCTGGGTACTTTCCTTCTTCGCCATCGTGATCTCCTGTGCGAACCAATTCGCTGCAAGTCGTTTGCGTTCCGGCCAGCGGGTGGCCGGGCGCGTTACATTCCTTCGATCGTCAGCAGAAGGCGCTGACGGATTTCATCGTTCATTTCAATAATGTTTTCGTGCCCCACCAACTCTTCGAAGCTGGTATTGCCGGCGATCTGCGTGCTGCTGCGGATAACCGATTCGTCCGGCAATTGGGAGCGCACCGGTGAGCCGATGACGCAGAAGGGCAGGTCACCAAAGTCTTTGAGGCGTTCGAAACTGAGGGGAAAGCGCAGGCCGCCAAACAAACGGCCCAGGCCAGGTGACTGTCTCAGGCAGTAGAACAACACCAGGTAGTGCACGACGAAGCGGTACAACTCGGCGCTGCTGCGATTGGGGTCTTTGATGACGGTGCGAAAGCGCGCCAGGTCGAACGAGTTGAAGCCCACGACCCAGCGCACAGGGCTGGTGATGCGGATGGTCTGGCCGCTTTGCGAGAGCACCTTGTCGTACTCCAGCGGAAACAGTTCCGGCGTCGTGCCGATCAGGTTGAGAGGCACTTCCAGTTCATTGACCAACTGAAAGGGCGTTGCCGACCCGATGCGGTCGTAGAGTTCCTTGAACTCCTTGAAGTGGTGCTGGGTCTCGCGGCCGCTGCTGCGCTGCGCACCTTGCAGGTATTCACCGAAAAACGTCTGCGGACGGATCAGCAATGCGAGGGTCGACAGATAATCCGAAGCCTGCGCCTTGAGCGCATCGGAAATGACCCGGGTCTGGCTTCGCAATTTGATCAGTGCTTCAACGTCAAACGTCTGAGTCATCGGTGTATCTTCCTTGAACTCTTTACGACCGCTTCCCGATTATTCAGGGAAAACGTGAAGAGCTACGAATTTCTCAATTGAGCACCTGTTCACAAAGTGCGATGGCCGATGTTTCTACATCGGAAATACACATTGGCAGGAATTTGTAGGAACACGGTGCTGGCATATGGATGTCGAGTGGCCAGCAACGTCGTATATGGCAACATCTCGAATGGAAAAGTTCACACAGAAAAGGATTTTTTCTCGTTTTTGATACATGCCGCAATGATGTCCGCTTGCCATTAGTTGACGGATCTGTCTGGCAGAAGGCTCTGAAACCTAGCAAGTTCAATGGTTTGAGAAGGATTGTGGATCCAATTTCCAAGTAAAATTAATTTGAAAAAGGGTGAACCGGTTCACCAAATGCCGGTTTATTTAGCGCCGGTAAAAATGGGAATGGGGGGAAGTGAGATTTATTTCGCGTGGAAGTGATGGCAACGCAGAGTATTTGGAATAAGGAAAGGTTTATCTCACCGTTCTGTTTGTAGGACGGCATTGCGGGGGGGGGCGTATGGAGCTCGATTGTCACGTACTGAACCCGGGGACGGCGCGGTATTTTTTGCAGCAGCGGTTTGAATAGTCGATTAATGGCTACCCACCAAAGCGTCATAGAGTTCTGCTAGCAGCGCGTGCAGTTCGTTGTTCTCGTTCAACAAGGGTTTTGCCTGCTCATACAGAACGATGTCGTTGATCGAGCCTGATCCGCCGTACAGCGATACGATTTGAGACAACGCGTACGTAGTGTCGTGGGGCAGGGCAATTCTGCATGCGTCGAGTTTGACCGCCCATTCAGGGCAACCGAACTTGCGCAGTAAGTCGGTCGTTTGGACGATGATCGAGGAGATTTTACTGATGTTTTTCATATTGACGGTCCTCTGTCATTGAGCGAGCGGCGTTCTATTTTTCAAAAGCAGCAACGCTGACGGTGCCATTGTGCAAGTTGATCGAGTAGCTAAGGCCATGTCCGAGGAAGGCTTTATGGCGGCAGCCCATTAGGCAGCTGAATCTTTAAGCCCTGTGCAATCTGATGGCCAATGTAGAAGGCATTTCCCAGGGCGCTGGCAAGTTCAGGGTCATTGGCTTCAAACTCTTTGCCGGCCCAGGCACCGATAGTCAACTGGTGTAGCCTCGCTTTATCTTTTTCAATGCCAAGCAACACGTTTTTGATGAATTGCAATTGAATCAACGAGCTTGAGTAGATCTGGAGTTCCGGGCGCCCGTTGTATCTCAGGGCGGTTATTGCTATCGCATTGTCGATGTAATCCAGGGCCGTTATTGGTGTTTTCAGGAGGTTGTCCCTTCCGGCTCCAGCGGTTTGATAGCTACGCGACGCCACGTAATCATCAAACATTTGAACCTGCTCGCTGGTCAAGTCATCGTCCCGATAGTAATCAACGTGTTTTCTATCGCTAAGGAATTGTTCTGAATGTGGCCCATGAGTCAGTAGCGAAACAATGGTTACACATTGCATGAGTCAATAGATTTCAAACAAGGATTCAGTGCCTCGACAATAACCGAGATTTTCCCCTTGCTTGCGCAAGTCATCAGCCAGTTGGCTGGCTGTATTGCGGTTTATCGTCGTCTCTGATGTCGAACCGGCCGATTCATTCGCTATGACGAATACCCGATAGCGCTGCAATAGGAGGGCATCAACAAGTGTCAGGTCCGGACAGGCGGGGGGCATCAGCGGGACAAATACCTCTGCTTCACGATTGATCGGTAGCCAGGACAAGTTCCTCTCCGCGCGGGAAGGTGCCTTGTCCACTGCTGTCAAGGGCGCTGCATCAACAACCTGCTCGGTGGAGGCGGGTGGAAGACCAGTCTTTCGCTTGAAAAGAGCTTTCAAATGACGCAGTAGTTTTGACATGGGATAGCCGGTAAAGAGGGAGTTTTTTTTGAAGGTGCGCCTTTAACAGTGCAAAAATACAGTCAGTTTGGTCAATATGGCTTATGCCTCTCACCTTCCGTCCACCTGTATGCAAACCTCCTGGTTGCCGATCATTTTACAAGGCCAATTGTCGTTGATATAGCGAGTGGGTTTGAAGCACGCATTCTCGTCGTTCACCCAAAATAGCTGCCAAGCCGATCCGGATATAAGCAGCTTCGGGCATGGGGTGTAGTCTCTGAGCAGCAATGTAAGCGTAGTCAGAATCATGATGGTGGGCACAATATAAATTATTGTTTTGATGGAGAGGTAGATCATCAACGTTTGGAAACGATGTAAAAAGGACTTGTTTGGCGGGTCAAATTTTTTCCGGTCCATGCAGCAATAGAGGCTCCTATGACACCGATCAAAATGGCGGGTGGTGCCATAATAAGGCAGAACGCTAAATATGGAGTCTCTACAACGGGTGCGTTTCGATAGATGCGCCCGTATAGTGGGAATACATGTTCCCATAGCCAATACATTGAAAAGGCTCCCGTCAGGATCATAAAAAATATAAAGACCACTGCGCTGAGCTTGAAAGCAAAAGGAGATATTGAGTATGATTTGCGTGTGTTGTTGCTCATAAGTACCAAAAATTAGTATCTCTAATTTGGATGGTTTGTACTCTCACCTTCCGTCAACCTGTATGCACACTTCCTGGTTGCCGATCATTTTGCAAGGCCAATTGTCGTTGATATAGCGAGTAGGTTTGAAGCACGCGTTTTTATCGTTCACCCAAAATAGCTGCCAAGCCGATCCAGATATCAAGAGCTTAGGGCAAGGGGTGTAGTCTCTGTAGAGCAGGATTAACGTCGTTAAGATTGCAACAGCGGGGACAACGTAAATCAAAATTTTAATGGATAGGCGGATCATTAATTCTTGGAAGCGATTTAAAAAAGTTTTTGGGGGGGGATCAAATTTTTTTCCAGACCAAGCAGCAGCGCAGGCAGCTATGAAAGTTAACACAGTTATAGGCGGTGCCATAAGAAGGCAGAACGCTAAATAGGGGGTTTCTACAATTGGTGCGTTTCGATAAATGCGCCCATACAAGGGCAGTATGTACTCCAAAATCGAATAGACCGTAAAAATTCCTAAGGCTATAGCGGATAAAATCACCACAAGCGCGATCAGCCTGAATTTCAATAATGAAATGGTGTGTCCGTACTCGCCTGCTTTATTGTTCATGGGATGCCTAAAACTTGGGAAATTTAAAGTTTGTAAAATTTGGCAATTCTGGCGCACTTGGCCAGCTACGGAATGGGATGTCGCCGGGTTGAATTTTTTTGATGATCCAAGATTTGGTTTCGTCGTAGGCCTCATCAATCAGATTCTGTATTATGCTAACGGCGACTTTCTCTGAGTAGGCCTGCAAATCTTTGGCACTGATTCTAGTTGCTTGCTCGCTTAAATATTTTATGTTTTCTACTGCGTATCGCATTCCGGCCTTTACGCTATTTTTAATATTGTATTTGTTGTCGATTATGTTCAGTGCAAAGCCGACTGCGAACACAATGACAGCTCCAAATATTACCGGAATTGCTGCAGTGGTAACAATTGTGCCTATTGCTAACGCAATTGCATATCCAATTGCAGACGCGATACCAGCTTTGATTAATTCAACGCCGACACCTGCGAATAGGTCTGCAAGCACCGCTTCGTCATTAAATATCCACTCCAGAACTTCAATGCCAACCGCTACATAGCAAGAGAGTTTAAAGCCTGTTATCGAGGAACCGCGAATTCCGTATTTTCCTATCCCAACGTCAACTAGCTGAGCATTTCGAATCCCGTAGCGAGTTCCCTTCAAACGCTGTCGCAGCCCCGGATGGCCGGTCAGAATGACATATTGCTTTCCGTTTTTAATCGAAATTCGAATTTTGGTTCCGAATCCGCCAATATCATTGAGTAAGCGGCTGATGTTATACGCATCATAGGCGCCTAAGGCCGAAGGCACTCCCCAATTGGTGTTGACGAAGGAATGTACGGTGGAGTTGTAAATAGATTGAGTATTACCCCGAAGACCATCCAGCATGCCCGGTTGCGTTCTGGCGCAAACTTGCGACGGCTGCGTTCCGATACCAGAGGAGGTATTTCGCTCAGCAATCAGCGCGTTTGCGTCATCCATGCTCAAGACGACCATTTCGCGTTGATTGCTGTCCATAGCACGGTCTAGCTGGTCGAGTTGAGTATCACTCAAGCTCATGGCGAACTCCCTGTATGCGTGTCTGCTCGCCTTGCGTGGCAAGGCCCGTGCAGCAGGGTGCACTGAGTGCAAAATAAAATCAAACAGGCTAAGTGCCATCAGTTTCCGAAAATCGTAACCTTGACAAAGAACTTTCAAGAGGTTTCCATCGCGGGCTTCAGGCTAAATTTTGCAGGATGCAACGAATGATATCGGACCTTATCGGACAGATTACAGCCCAGAACAATCGGCTCATCACATTCGACTCCCCGTTGCCACCCGAGCAGGAACTGATCCTGGAAAGCTTTGGCGGTGAAGAGGGGCTTTCGATTCTGTTTGAATACGAATTACAGCTCTTGTCTAGCGACGCAACAATAGAGCTTAAGAAGTTGATCGGCAAGAAAGTTTCCATGGAAATCACCTTGGCCGATGGTGGAACCAGAATAATTAGCGGACATTGTTCGCATTTCAATCATGTCGGCGCTAATGGCGGGGTTGCCAACTACGTGGCCAAAGTTGTTCCTTGGCTGTGGATATTGAGCAGGCGTCGTGACTCACGTGTTTTTCAAGACAAAACTGTCGAGGAAATCATCAAGGAAGTTTTCACCTATTACCTCAGTCTGGCGAGTTATGAGTTCAGGCTGAGTCGCGCATTGAAGCCGGTTAGCTACTGTACTCAGTATCAGGAGTCAGACCTGAATTTTGTACTTAGACTTTTGCAAGAGGAAGGTTTGTTTTTCAATTTTGAGCACAGTAAAGATGGCCATCGATTGGTCATCTTTGACGATAGTCTCAACTTTGGCCCTTTACCGGATCAGCCGTCGATACGCTTCCACACGGCTTCTGTCACTGAAGAATTCGATTCTATTACTGAATGGTCGTCTCAGCGTACGTTCCACTCCACACGACTCTCATTGAAATCCTTTGATTACAAACAGCCCAGATTCTCTAATCAGGTGCAACTCGAAACCATTGCCAAGCAAGGCGATGTAGGGCAGTACGAGATTTTCGAGTACGAAGGGTTGTACGGTTATTCGGATCCACAGCACGGTGAGCAAATTGCGCGCAATCGTCTGGAGGCAATGGAAGTCCAAGGCAAAACCTTTCAGGGTAAAAGTAACTGTCGTGCGATGCAGCCCGGATACTACTTTGAATTGACCCAGCATTACGATCATGACACTGGACCCGTGGATGATCGGCGGTTTTTACTGTTGAGCGTCAAGCACTTTGGCCGTAATAACTATTCTGGTGGTGGAGAAGCCTTTTACCAAAACCAGTTTATTTGTATCCGCCGCAAGATCCCATTCAAGCCGCCTATGAGCACTCCGCGAGCTTTGATCAGTGGCCCGCAAACCGCCATAGTTGTGGGGCCGCCCGGAGAAGAGATCTACACCGACGAACTCGGTCGCGTAAAAGTCCAATTTCACTGGGACCGCTACGGCGAATTCAACGACAAGAGTTCGTGCTGGGTCCGCGTGGCCCAATCCGGAGCTAGCGGCGGCTTCGGCAGCATTCTGATTCCGCGGGTCGGCGATGAAGTCGTCGTGGTCTTTCTGGACGGCAACCCTGATCGTCCGTTGATCATGGGCAGCCTCTATAACAGTCAGAACACGCCGCCGTGGTCGCTGCCGGCGAACAAGACGCAGAGCGGATTTTTGACGCGGTCGATGAAGGGCGATGGCGGTACGGCGAACTTTTTCCGCTTTGAAGACAAGGCGGGGGCCGAGCAGGTCATCGTGCATGCCGAGCGCAACATGGACACCGAGATCGAGGTCGACGAGATCCACAGCGTCGGCAGCAATCGCACGATCACGGTCGGCGGCACGCACACCGAAACGATCAAGAAAGACACGGTGATGAATGTCCAGGAAGGCTCGTTGACGATTCAGGTCGACAACCAGTTCATTCAGGTCAATGCCAAGCGGCACATCATTCTTCAGGTGGGCAGTAGCAGTATCAAACTGACACCCGACGGAATCGAAATAAAGGGTGATGCCATCGATATTCTTGGCAAGAAGACCTATGTCCACGGTGATCGTGTCGATATCAACAAGTGAGAAACCAGACCATGGTCAGGACGAGTATTTACGACCGTATTTCCGAAAAGCGACTCGCGGCCGAGGCGCTCGCGCGCCTGCAGCTGCAGGAAGCAGTCGACGCTCCGCCCGCTGTCATCGAGCCAGAGCCGGTAGAGGTTGTCTCACTTCAGCTTGCCCGGAATGAATTGACAGTTGCAGGACTGAATCTGGTAATGCCGCAGGGGCTCAACTTCCGCGACATTAACACCACGCTGGAAAAGCATGGCCATCCCGTCACGTTCAGCGTGAAGCGCCGTCCTGCGCCTGAGGGGCTGACGCTGCAACGCTCGGTTGAGTTGTATGTGGAGAACCTGCGCAAAAACCATTCCGACGTCACTATCGTGCGCCAGAGCAATCGCCTGTTAGCGGGTAGCCCGGCGATTGCATTGGATTATGTATTTACTGCCGGGCAAGAACGTCGTCACGGCAGAGCGACCAGTGCGGTTATCAATTCGGTCGATGGAAACGAACGCCAGTGGTTCAGCATCTCGACGATGATCAATCCCGCTCACGCAGAGCTTGCCGATTGGCTGATCGATTTCGACGCCATGCTCGACGCTATTGCTGGCAACTGAACATTTCCCTTTTACGTATTTACGGAACACACCTCCGATGGACTATCAGCTTCAGGAAGGATCTATTGTACTGCCGGAAGGTTTTCAGGACCGCACGGTCAATATGTTTGTGCTTGGCAACAGCATTCCGGCTCCGCTGAACATCACGATCTCGCGCGACAACATGCTGCCGGCCGAGGATCTGAAAACGTACATCGAGCGTCAGGTGAAACTCATTGCCGCCAAACTGCGCGGTTACACCTTGCTCAGCAAGAAGGCTGCCACGTTATCCAGCGAGCATCCGCGCTCTGGCATCCAGGTGGATGCTTATTACATGAACGACGGTAGTCCGGTGTATCAACGTCAGGCGGCTTTCGAGATAGAGCAGGGTCGCATTCTCGTGTTTTCAACGACGAGCCAGGCTGATTTCAGCGCCACTCAAAATGAGAACTGGCTGCAACTGCTGACAAGCTTCCAACCACGCCAGGACACCGCGCCCACTGACATCGAACAGGAGTAACCCATGTTCGAAGCAGCGCGTTGGGGCGACGAAATTGAACACACCAGTGCTCTTGGCGGATTTCTCGCGGGCGCAGTGATTGGGCTTGCGATTGCGACCGCTGCCGCTTTCATGATTTGT contains:
- a CDS encoding DcrB-related protein, which translates into the protein MDYQLQEGSIVLPEGFQDRTVNMFVLGNSIPAPLNITISRDNMLPAEDLKTYIERQVKLIAAKLRGYTLLSKKAATLSSEHPRSGIQVDAYYMNDGSPVYQRQAAFEIEQGRILVFSTTSQADFSATQNENWLQLLTSFQPRQDTAPTDIEQE
- the tssC gene encoding type VI secretion system contractile sheath large subunit, whose amino-acid sequence is MNDKQTVTQQDGDLVEVENFAPQSSLLDSIISQSRVARSETERTRTRDLIGELVSQVLEGEMTPSKDLIAVLDARIAEIDAMLSEQMNEIMHAREFQQLEASWRGLKYQVDQTETSTTLKIHLLNASKKDLVRDLKSASEFDQSALFKKIYEEEYGTFGGAPFGMLLGDYEFNRSPEDMYLLEEISHVAAAAHAPFISAASPELFGWDSFTDMSGPRDLAKIFDTVEYAKWKSFRASEDSRYVGLTLPHVLGRLPYGPDTTPVEEFNFVESVDGRDHNKYLWMNAAYALGTRVTDAFSRYGWCVAIRGVEGGGLVEGLPTHTFKTDDGEIALKCPTEIAITDRREKELSDLGFIPLVHCKGTDYAAFFGTQSAQKQKHYNTDIANANARLSAQLQYIFATSRIAHYMKAIMRDKIGSFASRKDVEMFLNKWLSSYVLLDDTASQEAKAKFPLREARAEVFEVPGKPGVYKAVTYLRPHYQLDELTASLRLVAELPQSTRG
- a CDS encoding type VI secretion system Vgr family protein codes for the protein MISDLIGQITAQNNRLITFDSPLPPEQELILESFGGEEGLSILFEYELQLLSSDATIELKKLIGKKVSMEITLADGGTRIISGHCSHFNHVGANGGVANYVAKVVPWLWILSRRRDSRVFQDKTVEEIIKEVFTYYLSLASYEFRLSRALKPVSYCTQYQESDLNFVLRLLQEEGLFFNFEHSKDGHRLVIFDDSLNFGPLPDQPSIRFHTASVTEEFDSITEWSSQRTFHSTRLSLKSFDYKQPRFSNQVQLETIAKQGDVGQYEIFEYEGLYGYSDPQHGEQIARNRLEAMEVQGKTFQGKSNCRAMQPGYYFELTQHYDHDTGPVDDRRFLLLSVKHFGRNNYSGGGEAFYQNQFICIRRKIPFKPPMSTPRALISGPQTAIVVGPPGEEIYTDELGRVKVQFHWDRYGEFNDKSSCWVRVAQSGASGGFGSILIPRVGDEVVVVFLDGNPDRPLIMGSLYNSQNTPPWSLPANKTQSGFLTRSMKGDGGTANFFRFEDKAGAEQVIVHAERNMDTEIEVDEIHSVGSNRTITVGGTHTETIKKDTVMNVQEGSLTIQVDNQFIQVNAKRHIILQVGSSSIKLTPDGIEIKGDAIDILGKKTYVHGDRVDINK
- a CDS encoding immunity protein Tsi6 family protein — encoded protein: MTSEQVQMFDDYVASRSYQTAGAGRDNLLKTPITALDYIDNAIAITALRYNGRPELQIYSSSLIQLQFIKNVLLGIEKDKARLHQLTIGAWAGKEFEANDPELASALGNAFYIGHQIAQGLKIQLPNGLPP
- the tssB gene encoding type VI secretion system contractile sheath small subunit; protein product: MAKKESTQHKLDRVRAPRVHITYDVDIGDAQEKKELPFVVGVLGDFSGNPLEPLPKLKERKFIFIDRDNFNGVLKGIKPRLSYRVDNTLVRNGTQLGVELNFNALEDFEPQNVVKQVEPLRKLLEVRNKLADLRNKMGGNDKLEELLMDVLQNTEKLKTLGKEFGREAAVPATDGKE
- the tssE gene encoding type VI secretion system baseplate subunit TssE codes for the protein MSSQHKLLPSLLDRLLDDHPHQSMEASSQRLCSLADYKASIVRDLEVLVNTRQSLVANELEGFVNLGGTILDYGMPDFTSRSVLDPQDRLLIQRQLEKAITVGDRRFRSVKVQLLAQQTGQRMLTFRVDAVLRLQDITRQVSFDAVLQVNTQEYKVQNLN
- a CDS encoding DUF6966 domain-containing protein; the protein is MKNISKISSIIVQTTDLLRKFGCPEWAVKLDACRIALPHDTTYALSQIVSLYGGSGSINDIVLYEQAKPLLNENNELHALLAELYDALVGSH